Proteins encoded by one window of Halorubrum ruber:
- a CDS encoding M24 family metallopeptidase — protein MTDDAHADRSGGERPTDAHERRRERAARRLDEVDAAGLVAFPSRNLQYLTGFAEEPGERHFFLVLPAASAADSEPALLVPALYETQVREATSVAEIRTWSDGDNPVAATRELLADHGLDGGRLLVDDTMWARFTQDLRAAAPEATWGLASEALADLRVRKDEAELTALREAAGVADAVVGDLRELGADAVGMTEAELADWIAERLAERGGRGVSFETVVAAGENGAKPHHGHGDREIRAGEPVVLDFGTRVDGYPSDQTRTLAFGGEPSEEYREVHEVVRKAQAAGVEAVEPGVPASAVDRAAREVIEAAGYGDAFVHRTGHGVGLDVHEEPYLVAGNDRALEPGMVCSVEPGIYLDGRFGCRIEDLVVVTEDGCERLNETDRGWT, from the coding sequence GTGACCGACGACGCACACGCGGACCGGTCGGGGGGAGAGCGACCGACCGACGCGCACGAGCGACGACGCGAACGGGCCGCGCGGCGGCTGGACGAGGTCGACGCGGCGGGGTTAGTCGCGTTCCCGAGCCGCAACCTCCAGTACCTCACCGGGTTCGCCGAGGAGCCCGGCGAGCGGCACTTCTTCCTCGTGCTCCCGGCCGCGAGCGCGGCCGACTCGGAGCCGGCGCTGCTCGTGCCGGCGCTGTACGAGACGCAGGTCCGGGAGGCGACGAGCGTCGCGGAGATCCGGACGTGGAGCGACGGCGACAACCCGGTGGCGGCGACGCGCGAACTGCTCGCCGACCACGGGCTGGACGGCGGGCGGCTGCTCGTCGACGATACCATGTGGGCGCGGTTCACGCAGGACCTCCGCGCGGCGGCGCCGGAGGCGACGTGGGGGCTCGCGAGCGAGGCGCTCGCCGACCTGCGGGTCCGGAAGGACGAGGCCGAACTGACCGCCCTGCGCGAGGCGGCCGGGGTCGCGGACGCGGTCGTCGGCGACCTCCGCGAGTTGGGCGCCGACGCGGTCGGGATGACCGAGGCCGAACTCGCCGACTGGATCGCGGAGCGATTGGCCGAGCGCGGCGGGCGCGGCGTCAGCTTCGAGACGGTCGTCGCCGCGGGCGAGAACGGCGCGAAGCCCCACCACGGCCACGGCGACCGCGAGATCCGGGCGGGCGAGCCGGTCGTCCTCGACTTCGGGACGCGCGTCGACGGCTACCCCTCCGACCAGACGCGGACGCTCGCCTTCGGTGGCGAACCGAGCGAGGAGTATCGGGAGGTCCACGAGGTCGTGCGGAAGGCGCAGGCGGCCGGCGTCGAGGCGGTCGAACCGGGCGTCCCCGCGTCGGCCGTCGACCGCGCCGCGCGCGAGGTGATCGAGGCGGCGGGGTACGGCGACGCGTTCGTCCACCGGACCGGCCACGGCGTCGGCTTAGACGTTCACGAGGAGCCGTACCTCGTCGCCGGCAACGACCGCGCGCTGGAGCCGGGGATGGTCTGTTCCGTCGAGCCCGGGATCTACCTCGACGGGCGGTTCGGCTGTCGGATCGAGGATCTCGTGGTCGTCACCGAGGACGGCTGCGAGCGGCTGAACGAGACCGACCGCGGCTGGACGTAA
- a CDS encoding cation:proton antiporter yields the protein MALLDVGVMFAAVAVAGAVANRLGQSVIPAYILVGMLLGEFVLGRFALPVIGTAYVPETEFISLGAELGIVFLLFFLGLEFNLDRLLARRGPIGTAGTIDLANFGVGLVLGWLVFGAFLPAFLIAGIVYISSSAVITKSLIDLGWIANDEAEPMLGTLVYEDLFIAVYLSVASALVLGGGDVAAAAVDVGIALAFIAGLFAVVRFGTPLFDRLVATDNREFVALRAAAAVVFVAGAALALGVSEAVAAFFVGMAFSATDRVHTIETVLEPVRDLFAAVFFFWIGLVTDPALFADVAALVALAVVVTTPTKVVTGYLAGRAFDLDVRRSTRVGLGMTTRGEFSLIIATVAVTGANAGSFDPALAGTINAFAVGYVLVMAVLGTTLMGYSAPFESVATSWLDRGGADGSGASG from the coding sequence GTGGCGCTGCTCGACGTCGGCGTCATGTTCGCCGCGGTCGCGGTCGCCGGCGCGGTCGCGAACCGCCTCGGGCAGTCCGTGATCCCCGCGTACATCCTCGTCGGGATGCTGCTCGGGGAGTTCGTCCTCGGTAGATTCGCGCTCCCGGTGATCGGGACCGCCTACGTCCCCGAGACGGAGTTCATCTCGCTGGGCGCGGAGTTGGGGATCGTCTTCCTCCTCTTTTTCCTCGGGTTGGAGTTCAACCTCGACCGGCTGCTCGCCCGGCGGGGGCCGATCGGGACGGCGGGGACGATCGACCTCGCGAACTTCGGGGTCGGGCTCGTCCTCGGCTGGCTCGTCTTCGGGGCGTTCCTCCCGGCGTTCCTGATCGCGGGGATCGTCTACATCTCCTCGTCGGCGGTGATCACGAAGTCGCTCATCGACCTCGGCTGGATCGCCAACGACGAGGCGGAGCCGATGCTCGGCACCTTAGTGTACGAGGACCTGTTCATCGCGGTGTACCTCTCCGTCGCGTCCGCCTTGGTGCTCGGCGGCGGGGACGTCGCGGCGGCCGCGGTCGACGTCGGGATCGCGCTCGCGTTCATCGCCGGGCTGTTCGCGGTCGTCCGGTTCGGCACCCCGCTCTTCGACCGGCTCGTCGCGACCGACAACCGGGAGTTCGTGGCGCTCCGCGCGGCGGCCGCGGTCGTGTTCGTCGCCGGCGCGGCGCTCGCGCTCGGCGTCAGCGAGGCGGTCGCGGCGTTCTTCGTCGGGATGGCGTTCTCCGCGACGGACCGGGTCCACACCATCGAGACGGTCTTAGAGCCGGTCCGGGACCTCTTCGCCGCGGTGTTCTTCTTCTGGATCGGGCTCGTCACCGACCCCGCGCTGTTCGCGGACGTCGCGGCCCTCGTCGCGCTCGCCGTCGTCGTCACCACCCCGACGAAGGTCGTCACCGGCTACCTCGCGGGGCGCGCGTTCGACCTCGACGTCCGCCGGTCGACCCGGGTCGGCCTCGGGATGACAACCCGCGGCGAGTTCTCGCTGATCATCGCGACCGTCGCGGTCACGGGCGCGAACGCCGGCTCGTTCGACCCGGCCTTGGCGGGGACGATCAACGCGTTCGCGGTCGGCTACGTGCTCGTGATGGCGGTGCTGGGGACGACGCTGATGGGCTACTCCGCGCCGTTCGAGTCGGTCGCGACCTCGTGGCTGGATCGTGGTGGCGCGGACGGCAGCGGGGCGAGTGGGTAG
- a CDS encoding DUF7543 family protein, giving the protein MSWSLERDDGTVTEWERSDGYATVRLRERAAGGFVVRLDVMEQAADESAYERVRFDDREAAEARATEWREARDLDE; this is encoded by the coding sequence ATGAGCTGGTCGCTGGAGCGCGACGACGGCACGGTCACCGAGTGGGAGCGGTCGGACGGGTACGCGACCGTCAGGCTCCGCGAGCGCGCGGCGGGCGGCTTCGTCGTCCGCCTCGACGTGATGGAACAGGCGGCCGACGAGTCGGCCTACGAGCGCGTGCGGTTCGACGACCGCGAGGCCGCCGAAGCGCGGGCGACCGAGTGGCGCGAGGCCCGCGACCTCGACGAGTAG
- a CDS encoding DUF7562 family protein has protein sequence MWRSRGSRDRRTVVCIACGDSVLREDAREYDKEGDRWSRRDKEFEYLCADCDDEISHQPRDGLESLILSIESDGLSTEEFLDRYADAVADDAGDRTDEGGAGSRSDRDHSDRDRSDRDRSDRTRSDRDRSDRDR, from the coding sequence ATGTGGCGCTCCCGAGGGAGCCGGGACCGGCGGACGGTGGTGTGTATCGCGTGCGGGGACTCGGTGCTGCGGGAGGACGCCCGCGAGTACGATAAGGAGGGCGACCGCTGGAGCCGACGCGACAAGGAGTTCGAGTACCTCTGTGCCGACTGCGACGACGAGATCTCCCACCAGCCGCGCGACGGGCTCGAATCGCTGATCCTCTCGATCGAGTCGGACGGCCTCTCCACCGAGGAGTTCCTCGACCGCTACGCCGACGCGGTCGCGGACGACGCCGGCGACCGGACTGACGAGGGTGGCGCCGGGAGCCGCTCGGACCGCGACCACTCGGACCGCGACCGCTCGGACCGCGACCGCTCGGACCGCACGCGCTCCGATCGCGACCGATCCGATCGCGACCGATAA
- a CDS encoding RNB domain-containing ribonuclease has product MSDDEPKQGSAEDQGPVTITPALADRLAEKREELFEEFEIRDEFPSEVLREAEARTEGVYEEIEAEIDEREDLRDLTTWTTDPVDAQDFDDAISIEREEDAYRLWVHIADVTHYVTPDTAMWEEAVERANTVYLPDYTIHMLPPVLAETVCSLVPNEDRLAHTVEMEIDDETLSFEDIDIYKSVINSDERLTYKECENRLEDPDLPLSEENQLAFELADRMHEQRKADGSLVLNPRRDRAHTIIEESMLKANKAVTHTLMWDRGVEAMYRVHPQPTPDQWNEALKEIQELDGVSIPGDAWGDDPRKAVNAALEESPERQLNKIQRAVLKVMPRAKYMNDPFGGHHALNFDIYGHFTSPIRRLSDTINHWIVHENDVPETLVELCDHASDKQKDGETAERLYKQFLQEQGLDPYAVNNRGVEVVEDPEEAKHTV; this is encoded by the coding sequence ATGTCAGACGACGAGCCGAAGCAAGGGTCCGCCGAGGACCAGGGCCCCGTGACGATCACGCCGGCGCTCGCGGACCGCCTCGCCGAGAAGCGCGAGGAACTGTTCGAGGAGTTCGAGATCCGCGACGAGTTCCCGAGCGAGGTCCTCCGCGAGGCCGAGGCCCGGACCGAGGGCGTCTACGAGGAGATCGAAGCCGAGATCGACGAGCGCGAGGACCTCCGCGACCTCACCACGTGGACCACCGACCCGGTCGACGCGCAGGACTTCGACGACGCCATCTCCATCGAGCGCGAGGAGGACGCCTACCGGCTGTGGGTCCACATCGCCGACGTCACCCACTACGTCACGCCCGACACCGCGATGTGGGAGGAGGCAGTCGAGCGCGCCAACACCGTCTACCTGCCGGACTACACGATCCACATGCTCCCGCCGGTGCTGGCCGAGACCGTCTGCTCGCTCGTCCCGAACGAGGACCGGCTCGCGCACACCGTCGAGATGGAGATCGACGATGAGACCCTCTCCTTCGAGGACATCGACATCTACAAGTCCGTCATTAACTCCGACGAGCGGCTCACCTACAAGGAGTGCGAGAACCGGCTGGAGGACCCCGACCTGCCACTGAGCGAGGAGAACCAGCTCGCCTTCGAGCTCGCGGACCGGATGCACGAGCAGCGCAAGGCGGACGGCTCCCTCGTCTTGAACCCGCGACGCGACCGCGCGCACACCATCATCGAGGAGTCGATGCTGAAGGCGAACAAGGCGGTCACGCACACGCTGATGTGGGACCGCGGCGTCGAGGCGATGTACCGCGTCCACCCGCAGCCGACCCCCGACCAGTGGAACGAGGCTTTAAAAGAGATCCAAGAACTCGACGGCGTCTCCATCCCCGGCGACGCGTGGGGCGACGACCCGCGGAAGGCGGTCAACGCCGCCCTCGAAGAGTCCCCCGAGCGCCAGCTCAACAAGATCCAGCGCGCCGTGCTGAAGGTGATGCCCCGTGCGAAGTACATGAACGACCCGTTCGGCGGCCACCACGCGCTCAACTTCGACATCTACGGCCACTTCACCTCGCCCATCCGCCGCCTGTCGGACACGATCAACCACTGGATCGTCCACGAGAACGACGTGCCCGAGACCCTCGTCGAGCTCTGCGACCACGCCAGCGACAAGCAGAAGGACGGCGAGACCGCGGAGCGACTTTATAAGCAGTTCCTCCAGGAGCAGGGGCTCGACCCGTACGCGGTCAACAACCGCGGCGTCGAGGTCGTCGAGGACCCCGAGGAAGCGAAACACACCGTCTGA
- a CDS encoding tRNA(Ile)(2)-agmatinylcytidine synthase, whose translation MPIVAVDDTDSRERGMCTTYVATRIAERLADDGGRIRRRLLIRLNPAVKHKTRGNAAVALHVSGVDPDRAATVAVETVEEFAAAADPRTSPGVVVADRDVDGDPFDPTGAPIPDEIAGFARRALRERLSVAEAVELAEEHGFRHAAVGSAGGAGGADGADGADGTDGADDADAVAGRGRIGALAAVGAPAAFDDWTFERISYRELDRCGTPREVDVESVFAAAEAGYPTVWDTVDRETGAAVCVPNAPGPILHGIRGDNAVACQDVAAAIDGETVDRAATFLTNQGTDAHLAPGRIGDLRDGAGYRVAGVVASAPETKQGGHVHVDVAGDRDAGGAGSGEESDPGKESNPGEEPDDDRLRAVAFAPTGRFRDRVRALRPGDRVTLCGEHEVRANADGPESTLKLEKFAVRDLVRTAPAVPTCPDCGRSMSSAGKGQGYRCRDCGTSAPGKVAEPIERDLDAGWYEVPPSARRHVAKPLVRGGFDAPTHPER comes from the coding sequence ATGCCGATCGTCGCCGTCGACGACACCGACTCCCGCGAGCGCGGGATGTGCACGACGTACGTGGCGACGCGGATCGCGGAGCGGCTCGCGGACGACGGGGGCCGGATCCGGCGACGACTGCTCATCCGCCTAAACCCGGCCGTGAAACACAAGACGCGCGGAAACGCCGCGGTCGCGCTCCACGTCTCCGGCGTCGACCCGGATCGGGCCGCGACGGTCGCCGTCGAGACGGTCGAGGAGTTCGCCGCGGCCGCCGACCCCCGGACCTCACCCGGCGTCGTCGTCGCCGACCGCGACGTCGACGGCGACCCCTTCGATCCGACCGGAGCACCGATTCCCGACGAGATTGCCGGGTTTGCCCGCCGCGCGCTCCGCGAGCGGCTCTCCGTGGCGGAGGCGGTCGAACTCGCCGAGGAACACGGGTTCCGACACGCCGCGGTCGGCTCGGCCGGCGGGGCGGGCGGAGCGGACGGAGCGGACGGAGCGGACGGAACAGACGGAGCAGACGACGCCGACGCGGTCGCGGGACGCGGGCGGATCGGCGCGCTCGCGGCGGTCGGCGCGCCGGCCGCGTTCGACGACTGGACCTTCGAGCGCATCTCCTACCGCGAGCTCGACCGCTGCGGAACGCCCCGCGAGGTCGACGTCGAGAGCGTCTTCGCCGCCGCCGAGGCGGGGTACCCGACCGTCTGGGACACCGTCGACCGCGAGACGGGCGCCGCCGTCTGCGTCCCGAACGCTCCGGGCCCGATCCTCCACGGGATCCGGGGCGACAACGCGGTTGCGTGTCAGGATGTCGCGGCCGCAATCGACGGCGAGACGGTCGACCGCGCGGCGACCTTCCTGACGAACCAAGGCACCGACGCCCACCTCGCGCCGGGGCGGATCGGCGACCTCCGCGACGGCGCCGGCTACCGGGTCGCCGGCGTGGTGGCGAGCGCGCCGGAGACGAAACAGGGAGGCCACGTCCACGTCGACGTCGCGGGCGACCGCGACGCGGGCGGAGCAGGTTCGGGCGAGGAGTCGGATCCGGGCAAGGAGTCGAATCCGGGCGAGGAACCCGACGACGACCGACTCCGCGCCGTCGCGTTCGCGCCCACGGGCCGGTTCCGCGACCGAGTGCGCGCGCTCCGGCCGGGCGACCGCGTCACGCTCTGCGGCGAACACGAGGTCCGGGCGAACGCGGACGGCCCCGAGAGCACCCTAAAGCTGGAGAAGTTCGCCGTTCGCGACCTCGTCCGGACCGCGCCCGCGGTGCCGACCTGCCCCGACTGCGGGCGCTCGATGTCGTCGGCGGGAAAGGGGCAGGGGTACCGGTGTCGCGACTGCGGGACGAGCGCGCCGGGGAAGGTCGCGGAACCGATCGAGCGCGACCTCGACGCGGGGTGGTACGAGGTGCCGCCGAGCGCGCGCCGCCACGTCGCGAAGCCCCTCGTCCGGGGCGGGTTCGACGCGCCGACGCACCCGGAACGGTGA
- a CDS encoding DUF5789 family protein: protein MSDTDADGEDEEAEAEPAVELGDGPDVAGEPVARVASRLTWPAKNSDVREQEGDAEIRTPDGAQTLDDVLAESEVPLFESRSDFVQEVEEVVGRGPVATE, encoded by the coding sequence ATGAGCGACACCGATGCGGACGGGGAAGACGAGGAGGCGGAAGCGGAGCCGGCCGTCGAGCTCGGCGACGGGCCGGACGTGGCCGGCGAGCCGGTCGCCCGCGTCGCGTCGCGGCTCACCTGGCCCGCGAAGAACAGCGACGTCCGCGAACAGGAGGGCGACGCCGAAATCCGAACGCCCGACGGCGCCCAAACGCTCGACGACGTGCTCGCGGAGAGCGAGGTCCCCCTCTTCGAGAGCCGGAGCGACTTCGTTCAGGAAGTCGAAGAAGTCGTCGGCCGCGGTCCGGTCGCGACCGAATAG
- a CDS encoding transcriptional regulator — protein MSRTALIGNVTAMLEDAGFLVSDRCAVRPKSFDVAARRDEDLLLLKILGNVDALDAETGAEMRRLGEYLRGTPMVIGIRTRDEELKPGVVYFRHGVPVINPDTAYDLFVEGMPPLIYAAPGGLYVSLDGDLLADEREERGWSLGRLATELGVSRRTVSKYEDGMNASIEVAIQLEELFDQPFSSPVDVLDGADEVRDSEPTPSAPEADPDDEHVLGVLTSAGFTVHPTARAPFKAVSEDEDSPATRVLTGHSAFTAAAEKRARIMSSIGEVAQTRSVYFTEEDEKRESVDGTALVSCEELAAVTDPEEIRELIRDRARAPSEA, from the coding sequence ATGTCCCGGACTGCGCTCATCGGGAACGTCACCGCGATGCTGGAGGACGCAGGGTTCCTCGTCAGCGACCGGTGTGCGGTCCGGCCCAAGAGCTTCGACGTGGCGGCCCGCCGCGACGAGGACCTCCTCCTCTTAAAGATCCTCGGCAACGTCGACGCGCTCGACGCGGAGACCGGCGCGGAGATGCGCCGGCTCGGCGAGTACCTCAGGGGGACGCCGATGGTGATCGGGATCCGCACCCGCGACGAGGAGCTGAAGCCCGGCGTCGTCTACTTCAGACACGGCGTGCCGGTGATCAACCCCGACACCGCCTACGACCTGTTCGTCGAGGGGATGCCCCCGCTCATCTACGCGGCCCCCGGCGGGCTGTACGTCAGCCTCGACGGCGACCTGCTCGCCGACGAGCGCGAGGAGCGCGGCTGGTCGCTCGGCCGCCTCGCGACCGAGCTGGGCGTCTCCAGGCGCACCGTCTCGAAGTACGAGGACGGGATGAACGCCTCCATCGAGGTGGCGATCCAGTTAGAGGAGCTGTTCGACCAGCCGTTCTCCAGCCCGGTCGACGTGCTCGACGGCGCGGACGAGGTCCGCGACTCGGAGCCGACCCCCTCGGCGCCCGAGGCCGACCCCGACGACGAACACGTCCTCGGCGTGCTCACGAGCGCCGGCTTCACCGTCCACCCGACCGCCCGCGCCCCGTTCAAGGCCGTCTCGGAGGACGAGGACAGCCCGGCGACGCGCGTGCTCACCGGCCACTCGGCGTTCACCGCCGCGGCCGAGAAGCGCGCCCGGATCATGTCCTCCATCGGCGAGGTGGCACAGACCCGCTCGGTGTACTTCACCGAGGAGGACGAGAAGCGCGAGTCCGTCGACGGCACCGCCTTGGTCTCCTGCGAGGAGCTCGCCGCGGTCACCGACCCCGAGGAGATCCGCGAGCTGATCCGCGACCGCGCCCGCGCCCCCTCGGAGGCCTGA
- the minD gene encoding cell division ATPase MinD: protein MATVYAVASAKGGVGKTTTTAALATILAESGADVVAIDADLGMANLAGAVGVTPGETTLHDVLAGEADPEAAVREGSSGLRVVPGATDLDAYAAADPSGLRRVVEAFDDADYVFVDAGAGLSHDSTLPLAIADETLLVSTPERSALGDTEKTRQLTERLGGTVAGAAITRVTDDTDEVVTALLDAPVLGRVPDDEAVARAAAANRPLLSVAPDAPATRAYRDLARALTGADVDGAGLDEPAAAVAAGGDDAHGDDEAEPDATDDAVIVDDGPAADDDEPASDDSDDDDVGPEDEEGTDEDEDIIVADPDAAGVAEPGDGEDIIVASESEAAGDVADDDTDEDGDDDTGDGGSEASDDDGGETTDEGTPDDGDEPEEFVDEGDGAAREGIDADQEATESDEAGRPDAGDESVSGGRAAAELEATGPEAATDEESDTIPDADETARESAAGRDDDGDEGRAGDEPTAADDDIDDELAGSIPFRDDDSGTMNTVLSEEDRESEAEADDETANADNETANADDETADAGTEDESSADDDGEPEKDGGFFSRLLGR, encoded by the coding sequence ATGGCAACGGTGTATGCGGTCGCGTCGGCGAAAGGTGGCGTCGGGAAGACCACCACGACCGCCGCGCTGGCGACGATTCTGGCGGAGTCGGGCGCCGACGTCGTCGCGATCGACGCCGACCTCGGCATGGCGAACCTCGCGGGCGCCGTCGGGGTGACCCCCGGCGAGACCACCCTCCACGACGTCCTCGCCGGCGAGGCGGACCCGGAGGCGGCGGTCCGCGAGGGGTCGTCGGGGCTCCGGGTCGTCCCGGGCGCGACCGACCTCGACGCGTACGCGGCCGCTGACCCGTCGGGGCTCCGCCGGGTCGTCGAGGCGTTCGACGACGCGGACTACGTGTTCGTCGACGCGGGCGCGGGGCTCTCTCACGACTCGACGCTCCCGCTCGCGATCGCCGACGAGACGCTGCTCGTCTCGACGCCGGAGCGGAGCGCCCTCGGCGACACCGAGAAGACGCGACAGCTGACCGAGCGGCTCGGCGGGACGGTCGCGGGCGCCGCGATCACCCGCGTGACCGACGACACCGACGAGGTCGTCACGGCCCTGCTCGACGCCCCCGTCCTCGGGCGGGTCCCGGACGACGAGGCCGTGGCCCGGGCCGCAGCGGCGAACCGCCCGCTGCTCTCCGTCGCGCCCGACGCGCCGGCGACACGGGCGTACCGCGACCTGGCCCGAGCGCTGACCGGCGCGGACGTCGATGGGGCCGGGCTCGACGAGCCCGCGGCCGCGGTCGCGGCGGGCGGGGACGACGCGCACGGCGACGACGAGGCCGAACCGGACGCGACGGACGACGCGGTGATCGTCGACGACGGACCGGCGGCCGATGATGACGAGCCGGCGAGCGACGACTCGGACGATGACGACGTTGGTCCGGAGGATGAGGAAGGAACCGACGAGGACGAGGACATCATCGTCGCGGACCCCGACGCCGCCGGGGTGGCGGAGCCGGGCGACGGCGAGGACATCATCGTCGCGAGCGAGAGCGAAGCGGCGGGGGACGTCGCGGACGACGACACCGACGAAGACGGCGACGACGACACGGGTGACGGCGGGAGCGAGGCCTCCGACGATGACGGAGGCGAGACGACCGACGAGGGAACACCCGACGACGGCGACGAGCCGGAGGAGTTCGTCGACGAGGGCGACGGGGCGGCTCGCGAGGGCATCGACGCCGACCAAGAGGCGACCGAGAGCGACGAGGCCGGCAGACCCGACGCCGGTGACGAGTCCGTGAGCGGCGGGAGAGCGGCTGCCGAGCTCGAGGCCACCGGCCCCGAGGCCGCGACGGACGAGGAGTCGGACACGATCCCCGACGCGGACGAGACGGCGCGCGAGTCGGCCGCCGGGCGCGACGACGACGGAGACGAGGGGCGAGCGGGCGACGAACCGACGGCGGCGGACGACGACATCGACGACGAGCTCGCGGGCAGCATCCCGTTCCGCGACGACGACTCCGGGACGATGAACACCGTGCTCTCGGAGGAGGACCGCGAGAGCGAGGCGGAAGCGGACGACGAGACGGCGAACGCGGACAACGAGACGGCGAACGCAGACGACGAGACGGCGGACGCCGGAACCGAGGATGAGTCATCCGCGGACGACGACGGGGAGCCGGAGAAGGACGGCGGCTTCTTCAGCCGGCTCCTCGGTCGGTGA
- a CDS encoding cation:proton antiporter regulatory subunit, giving the protein MTISESDLPGVGKKFEIELGDGEEMIVVIHNTGKREVFRRRDPDADSEKAFEFSDDLARTIGSIIEGAYFQPVEPDTQETTLPGGILLEWYELPPGSPLVGETLESADIGNRTGLAVVAIQRGDEVLESPDAGTILREGDTLIGVGTPENCEAFEEILTE; this is encoded by the coding sequence ATGACGATCAGCGAGTCCGACCTCCCCGGGGTCGGGAAGAAGTTCGAGATCGAGTTAGGCGACGGCGAGGAGATGATCGTCGTCATCCACAACACGGGGAAACGCGAGGTGTTCCGGCGGCGCGACCCGGACGCAGACTCCGAGAAGGCGTTCGAGTTCTCCGACGACCTCGCTCGGACGATCGGCTCGATAATCGAGGGGGCGTACTTCCAGCCGGTTGAGCCCGACACGCAGGAGACGACGCTGCCGGGCGGGATCCTCTTGGAGTGGTACGAGCTCCCGCCCGGCTCGCCGCTCGTCGGCGAGACGCTAGAGAGCGCCGACATCGGCAACCGGACCGGGCTCGCCGTCGTCGCCATCCAGCGCGGCGACGAGGTGCTCGAAAGCCCGGACGCCGGCACCATCCTCCGCGAGGGCGACACCCTGATCGGGGTCGGCACGCCCGAGAACTGCGAGGCGTTCGAGGAGATCCTCACCGAATGA
- a CDS encoding VOC family protein, which yields MTGIVFHATERRDAVVEFYRERLNASVRVEQPDCTILEFDEFLFGFCERDAADDCGILTFVYPDREGVDAAAEALGDAVVTEPRENETYDIYQCFAEDPEGRTVECQVFLDDAVDIE from the coding sequence ATGACCGGAATCGTCTTCCACGCGACGGAGCGGCGCGACGCGGTCGTCGAGTTCTACCGCGAGCGGCTGAACGCGAGCGTACGGGTCGAACAGCCCGACTGCACCATCCTGGAGTTCGACGAGTTCCTGTTCGGGTTCTGCGAGCGCGACGCGGCCGACGACTGCGGGATACTCACCTTCGTCTACCCGGACCGTGAGGGGGTCGACGCCGCCGCCGAGGCGCTCGGCGACGCCGTCGTGACGGAGCCGCGAGAGAACGAAACGTACGATATTTACCAGTGTTTCGCCGAGGACCCCGAGGGGCGGACCGTGGAGTGCCAAGTGTTCCTCGACGACGCGGTCGACATCGAGTAA